The Prevotella melaninogenica ATCC 25845 genome includes a window with the following:
- a CDS encoding carboxypeptidase regulatory-like domain-containing protein, whose product MQKRLLFLITLLLAMTTTVMAQVTTSGISGKVVSQGEDVIGATITATHQPSGTVYRAVTNIDGRYTIQGMRVGGPYKVTIAYIGQKTKTFDNVTLRLGETEDLSCSLQDDTKELQEVVVKGSAGVNATKTGAAQSINSKQIADMPSITHGIADVARLNPQLTTTNSGAMSFAGTSNRYNSFMIDGAANNDVFGLSGDGTNGGRAGAQPVSMETIEQIQVNVAPFDVRQGGFTGGAINAITKSGTNNFHGSVYGFGNNQNLVGSKYPLADGGYAPKFNKQQEYNIGVTLGGPIIKDKLFFFANYEKTNKTYPNLYTLGSEQSAVDAAKANDILVKIADIANRQGVNFPTALSNSDIYTKSNKVGLKLDWNINETNKASLRWSLVDAVQLNNAGSRTAVNGSSYAFPFESTTNSFIAELQSRISPSVANEARASYVRVRDNRAISGEYPNVTINNVGGGAVNLGIDRSSMANRLDQDIYTLEDNLTWYKGNHTFTFGTHNELYKFTNLFLQDLFGSYTFKNYDSFVSYYNDYVNGTIDPKKSYINLYRYGHANVDVTGNPRWESSFGAAQLSFYAQDKWDATTNFQLTYGLRMDIPIIMDTPTANEPFAQYAETKGWNVKTNQRLASSPLFSPRVGFRWDIKKDRRFILRGGAGVFTGRIPFVWISNNYANTGIQISSFNVNSPTGLDLLLDPNGQEANANKLKALGSQTINVYDRNFKYAQNLRFNLGFDFNVLGINWTAEAIYSKTLNDILYENLAYEQTGKTFGEVYGSAGAPVEDNRPLFSKVTAGSPYTNVYKLSNTSKGYTMNLSLKAEKHFDFGLDLMASYTWTKAMSVNNGSSSVAESNWRYNYTYRNPNDPELGYSAYNIPHRIQASAYYHINYGAQKQWQTTVGLIYQAKSGSPYSIYYYGDVNEDGANGNDLFFIPTDAQIDKMQFEETNFSANALTKTVFGDNFTAPKLTADMQRAMMKHWIGNDSYMKNHRGEFYKRYADNLAFEHHFDVHFAQKYSFKVGGQINSLELSFDIINAGNMLNKNWGHTYGDGFGVYYSPVNYQRNGRYQFTGGYATRNYSDYYSRWRGQLGLRYTF is encoded by the coding sequence ATGCAGAAAAGATTACTTTTCTTGATTACGTTGTTGCTTGCAATGACAACTACTGTCATGGCACAGGTTACAACTTCTGGAATCAGCGGTAAGGTTGTATCTCAGGGTGAAGATGTTATTGGTGCTACCATTACAGCGACCCACCAACCTTCAGGAACTGTTTACCGTGCTGTGACGAACATCGATGGCCGTTACACTATTCAAGGTATGCGCGTCGGTGGTCCTTACAAGGTGACCATAGCTTACATTGGTCAGAAGACAAAGACTTTTGATAATGTAACACTTCGTCTGGGTGAGACGGAAGATCTCTCTTGTTCTCTTCAAGACGACACCAAGGAACTTCAAGAAGTTGTTGTAAAGGGTAGTGCAGGTGTCAATGCAACCAAGACAGGTGCTGCACAGAGTATCAACTCTAAGCAGATTGCTGATATGCCAAGTATCACACATGGTATTGCTGATGTAGCTCGACTTAATCCACAGTTGACAACAACAAATAGTGGTGCAATGTCTTTTGCAGGTACCAGTAACCGTTATAACTCTTTCATGATTGACGGTGCTGCCAACAATGACGTGTTCGGTCTTTCTGGTGATGGAACGAATGGTGGTAGAGCCGGTGCGCAGCCAGTATCAATGGAGACTATTGAGCAGATTCAGGTGAACGTTGCTCCTTTCGACGTTCGTCAAGGTGGTTTTACTGGTGGTGCTATCAATGCTATTACAAAGAGTGGTACCAATAATTTCCACGGTAGTGTTTATGGCTTTGGTAACAATCAGAACTTGGTTGGATCAAAATATCCTCTCGCAGATGGTGGTTATGCTCCAAAGTTCAACAAACAGCAAGAGTATAATATCGGTGTAACCTTGGGTGGTCCGATTATCAAAGATAAGTTATTCTTCTTTGCAAACTATGAAAAAACCAACAAAACCTATCCAAACCTTTATACTTTAGGCTCTGAGCAGTCAGCTGTTGATGCTGCAAAGGCAAATGATATCTTGGTTAAGATTGCTGATATCGCTAATCGTCAAGGTGTAAACTTCCCAACAGCACTTTCTAACAGTGATATTTATACAAAGAGTAATAAGGTAGGTTTGAAGCTCGACTGGAATATCAATGAGACCAATAAAGCCTCTCTTCGTTGGAGTCTTGTTGATGCAGTTCAGTTGAATAATGCTGGTTCACGAACAGCTGTTAATGGTAGTAGCTATGCTTTCCCATTTGAAAGTACTACCAATTCATTCATTGCAGAGTTGCAGAGTCGTATCTCTCCTTCTGTTGCTAATGAGGCTCGTGCAAGCTATGTACGTGTAAGAGACAATCGTGCTATCTCTGGTGAATATCCTAATGTTACTATCAATAACGTCGGTGGTGGTGCAGTAAACTTAGGTATTGACCGTTCTTCTATGGCTAACCGCTTGGATCAGGACATCTATACATTGGAAGATAACTTGACTTGGTATAAGGGTAATCATACCTTTACATTCGGTACTCACAACGAATTGTATAAGTTTACAAATCTCTTCCTTCAGGATCTCTTTGGTAGTTATACCTTCAAGAACTATGATTCTTTCGTAAGCTACTACAATGATTATGTTAATGGAACTATCGATCCAAAGAAGTCATACATTAACTTGTATCGTTATGGTCATGCAAATGTTGACGTAACAGGTAACCCACGTTGGGAATCTTCATTCGGTGCGGCTCAGTTGAGTTTCTATGCACAGGATAAGTGGGATGCAACCACAAACTTCCAGTTGACTTATGGTTTGCGTATGGATATTCCAATTATCATGGATACCCCTACGGCAAATGAGCCATTTGCTCAGTATGCAGAGACAAAGGGTTGGAATGTTAAGACTAATCAGCGTTTGGCAAGTAGTCCTCTTTTTAGCCCACGTGTAGGTTTCCGTTGGGATATCAAGAAAGATCGCAGATTTATTCTCCGTGGTGGTGCTGGCGTGTTCACTGGTCGTATACCATTTGTTTGGATTAGTAACAACTATGCAAATACTGGTATTCAGATTTCATCATTCAATGTTAACTCTCCAACAGGCTTGGATTTGTTGCTTGACCCTAATGGGCAGGAGGCAAATGCTAATAAGTTAAAGGCATTAGGAAGTCAGACTATCAATGTTTACGATCGTAACTTCAAGTATGCACAGAACCTTCGTTTCAACCTTGGTTTTGACTTTAATGTGTTAGGTATCAACTGGACAGCCGAGGCTATCTACTCAAAGACATTGAATGATATCCTTTATGAGAATCTTGCTTACGAGCAGACTGGTAAGACCTTTGGTGAAGTCTATGGTAGTGCAGGTGCTCCAGTAGAAGACAATCGTCCACTTTTCTCTAAGGTAACTGCAGGAAGTCCTTATACAAATGTTTATAAACTCAGCAATACTTCAAAGGGTTATACAATGAACTTGAGCTTGAAGGCTGAGAAGCATTTCGACTTCGGACTTGACTTGATGGCAAGTTATACTTGGACAAAGGCTATGAGTGTAAATAATGGTAGCTCATCTGTTGCAGAGAGTAACTGGAGATATAATTATACTTATCGTAACCCTAACGACCCAGAGTTGGGCTATTCTGCTTACAATATTCCTCACCGTATTCAGGCTTCTGCTTACTATCACATAAACTATGGTGCACAGAAGCAGTGGCAGACTACTGTAGGTCTTATCTATCAGGCTAAGAGTGGCTCTCCATATAGTATCTATTATTATGGTGATGTTAACGAAGATGGCGCAAATGGTAACGACCTCTTCTTTATCCCAACAGATGCTCAGATTGATAAGATGCAGTTTGAAGAGACTAACTTCTCTGCTAATGCACTTACGAAAACAGTCTTTGGTGATAACTTTACTGCACCTAAGTTGACTGCTGATATGCAGCGTGCAATGATGAAGCATTGGATTGGCAATGACTCTTACATGAAGAATCATCGTGGTGAATTCTACAAGCGTTATGCTGATAACCTCGCTTTCGAACATCACTTCGATGTTCACTTCGCACAGAAGTATAGCTTCAAGGTGGGTGGTCAGATTAATTCTCTTGAGTTGAGCTTCGATATCATCAATGCTGGTAACATGCTGAATAAGAACTGGGGTCATACCTATGGTGATGGTTTCGGTGTTTACTATAGCCCAGTTAACTATCAGAGAAATGGTCGTTACCAGTTCACTGGTGGTTATGCAACACGTAACTATAGCGATTACTATAGCCGTTGGCGTGGTCAGCTCGGCTTGCGTTACACATTCTAA
- a CDS encoding cupin domain-containing protein, which translates to MIIDFDKITEEHIEGFKGGEGKLDVRAFVDDQARIMYSTLRPGANSGKHQHIGSFEVMYVISGELTVHYDDTTEVARVGQLHYCPEGHFHWFENCTDHDVVYLAIVPTLR; encoded by the coding sequence ATGATTATTGATTTTGACAAGATTACCGAAGAGCATATTGAAGGCTTTAAAGGGGGTGAAGGAAAATTAGATGTGCGTGCTTTTGTAGATGATCAGGCACGTATCATGTACTCAACCTTGCGTCCTGGTGCAAATAGTGGAAAGCATCAGCATATTGGCTCTTTTGAGGTGATGTATGTTATTAGTGGTGAACTGACTGTTCATTATGACGATACAACGGAAGTTGCAAGGGTAGGACAGTTACATTATTGTCCAGAAGGGCACTTCCATTGGTTTGAAAACTGTACAGACCATGATGTAGTGTACCTTGCTATCGTACCAACTTTGAGATAA
- a CDS encoding cyclically-permuted mutarotase family protein: protein MTTITLLTGLGANASDADSLMVMRGFPTDEVGIEHGVSACYAGRIDDQLVMAGGCNFPVNTLAPDSKKVYYSGIYATKTDDGNQLNWKLVGHLPEPLAYGVTVTCDNSMIVVGGMNNDGSYGKVYRVTLVDGKAEVSPLPSMPCSVDNMTGALVGKHLYIVGGIMDGKASNRVLRLDLDNISAGWKDIKSFPGMVRVQPVAGSMGDNRFCLFGGFAPAANGEEAKLSLDGCVYDETTDEWELVEGPKDDQGEPLFVGGGTGINLTKDQLLVMGGVNKDVFLSAVNHPQPDYLSHPIEWYRFNPYTLYYNRDGWKVLYKSSETARAGAALAQTDHGLYVIGGELKPRVRSNKIVKYPKR from the coding sequence ATGACAACGATAACTTTATTGACGGGATTGGGTGCAAACGCCTCTGATGCCGATAGCTTAATGGTGATGCGTGGCTTTCCTACGGATGAAGTAGGAATCGAACATGGCGTTTCTGCTTGTTATGCAGGTAGAATTGATGACCAACTTGTTATGGCTGGTGGTTGTAACTTTCCAGTAAATACGTTGGCTCCTGATAGTAAGAAGGTTTATTACAGTGGGATTTATGCTACCAAAACTGACGATGGAAATCAATTGAATTGGAAGTTGGTTGGTCACTTGCCTGAGCCTTTGGCTTATGGTGTTACTGTGACTTGCGACAATAGTATGATTGTTGTAGGCGGAATGAATAACGACGGAAGCTATGGAAAAGTTTATCGTGTAACTCTTGTTGATGGTAAAGCTGAAGTTTCTCCTCTCCCTTCTATGCCTTGCTCAGTGGATAATATGACTGGTGCTTTAGTCGGTAAACATCTCTATATAGTAGGAGGAATAATGGATGGTAAGGCTTCTAATCGTGTTTTACGCCTTGACTTAGATAATATCTCAGCAGGTTGGAAGGACATAAAGTCTTTCCCTGGTATGGTACGTGTGCAGCCAGTGGCAGGGAGTATGGGTGATAATCGTTTCTGTCTTTTCGGTGGTTTCGCTCCTGCAGCAAATGGTGAGGAAGCAAAGTTGTCGTTGGATGGTTGTGTATATGACGAGACGACTGATGAGTGGGAGTTGGTTGAAGGTCCGAAAGACGACCAAGGTGAGCCTCTATTCGTTGGAGGTGGTACAGGTATAAACCTAACTAAAGACCAGCTTTTAGTAATGGGAGGCGTAAACAAAGATGTTTTCCTCTCTGCTGTCAATCATCCTCAACCAGATTATTTGAGTCATCCTATTGAGTGGTATCGCTTTAATCCATACACTTTATACTATAACAGAGATGGCTGGAAAGTTCTTTATAAGAGTTCAGAAACGGCACGTGCTGGTGCAGCCTTGGCACAGACAGATCATGGTTTGTACGTGATTGGTGGCGAGTTGAAGCCAAGAGTGCGTAGTAATAAGATAGTAAAGTACCCGAAACGCTAA
- a CDS encoding MFS transporter has protein sequence MKKYYPWVLVALLWFVALLNYMDRQMLSTMQEAMKVDIAELNHAEAFGALMAVFLWIYGIVSPFAGIIADRVNRKWLVVGSIFVWSAVTYLMGYAESFDQLYWLRAFMGISEALYIPAALSLIADWHEGKSRSLAIGIHMTGLYVGQAVGGFGATLAAMFSWHAAFHWFGIIGIVYSLVLLLFLKENPKHGQKAVLQGETKLSKNPFRGLSIVFSTWAFWVILFYFAVPSLPGWATKNWLPTLFANSLDIPMSSAGPMSTITIAVSSFIGVIMGGVVSDRWVQRNLRGRVYTSAIGLGLTVPALMLLGFGHSLVAVVGAGLCFGIGYGMFDANNMPILCQFISSKYRSTAYGIMNMTGVFAGAAVTQVLGKWTDGGNLGNGFAILGGIVVLALVLQLSCLKPTTDNME, from the coding sequence ATGAAAAAATACTATCCTTGGGTACTTGTTGCCCTCCTTTGGTTTGTAGCCTTACTGAATTATATGGATCGACAGATGTTGTCGACGATGCAGGAAGCTATGAAAGTCGATATTGCAGAACTAAATCACGCAGAGGCTTTTGGTGCATTGATGGCTGTTTTCTTGTGGATTTACGGTATTGTAAGTCCATTCGCAGGTATTATTGCCGACCGAGTTAATCGTAAGTGGCTTGTTGTTGGTAGTATCTTTGTATGGTCTGCTGTGACTTATCTTATGGGTTATGCTGAGAGTTTCGACCAACTTTATTGGCTCCGTGCCTTTATGGGCATTAGCGAAGCACTTTATATTCCTGCAGCTTTGTCGCTCATTGCTGATTGGCATGAGGGAAAATCACGCTCATTAGCGATAGGTATTCACATGACAGGACTTTATGTTGGTCAGGCTGTTGGAGGTTTTGGTGCAACGTTGGCAGCGATGTTCTCATGGCATGCAGCCTTTCATTGGTTTGGTATTATCGGTATTGTTTATTCACTTGTATTACTTTTATTCTTGAAAGAGAATCCTAAGCATGGACAGAAAGCGGTTTTACAAGGTGAGACTAAGTTAAGTAAGAACCCTTTCCGTGGCTTGTCTATTGTCTTCTCGACGTGGGCTTTCTGGGTAATACTCTTCTATTTTGCCGTGCCAAGTCTCCCAGGTTGGGCAACAAAGAACTGGTTGCCAACGCTATTTGCTAATAGTTTGGATATTCCAATGTCAAGTGCAGGACCAATGTCAACGATAACTATCGCTGTATCATCGTTTATCGGTGTTATCATGGGAGGTGTTGTTTCTGACCGTTGGGTACAGCGTAACTTGCGCGGACGTGTCTATACCAGCGCCATTGGACTTGGTCTTACTGTTCCAGCCCTTATGTTATTGGGTTTTGGTCATAGTCTTGTAGCTGTCGTCGGAGCAGGTTTATGCTTTGGTATTGGCTATGGTATGTTTGATGCTAACAATATGCCAATCCTCTGTCAGTTCATTTCTTCAAAGTATCGCAGTACTGCTTATGGTATTATGAACATGACTGGAGTCTTCGCTGGTGCTGCTGTTACACAGGTATTAGGCAAGTGGACTGATGGTGGAAACCTTGGTAATGGCTTTGCTATCTTGGGAGGTATTGTTGTCTTAGCTTTGGTTTTACAGCTCTCTTGCTTGAAACCGACAACCGACAATATGGAGTAA
- a CDS encoding dihydrodipicolinate synthase family protein: MEKIIGLIDAPFTPFYANGDVNLEPIEAYAAMLQKNGLKGVFINGSSGEGYMLTTEERMQLAERWMQAAPEGFKVIVHVGSCCLRESVRLAEHAEKIGAWGIGAMAPPFPKIGRIEELVKYCETIAAAAPSLPFYYYHIPAFNGAFLSMLELLKAVDGRIPNFAGIKYTFESLYEYNQCRLYKDGKFDMLHGQDETILPSLAQGGAKGGIGGTTNYNGRELTGIIEAWNKGDIETAREKQNFSQEVINVICHFRGNIVGGKRIMKLMGFDLGPNRVPFQNMTDEEEARMKKELEEIGFFERCNKF, encoded by the coding sequence ATGGAAAAGATTATTGGATTAATTGACGCACCGTTCACGCCATTCTATGCTAATGGCGATGTCAATCTTGAACCTATTGAGGCTTATGCAGCCATGTTGCAGAAGAACGGTTTGAAGGGAGTGTTTATCAATGGTTCATCTGGTGAGGGCTATATGCTCACAACTGAGGAGCGTATGCAGTTGGCAGAACGCTGGATGCAGGCTGCACCAGAGGGCTTCAAGGTTATCGTACACGTGGGTAGTTGTTGCTTGCGTGAGAGCGTACGTTTGGCAGAACATGCAGAGAAGATTGGTGCATGGGGTATCGGTGCGATGGCTCCTCCATTCCCAAAGATTGGTCGTATCGAGGAGTTAGTGAAGTATTGTGAGACGATTGCAGCCGCAGCTCCCTCTCTTCCTTTCTACTACTACCACATCCCAGCATTCAATGGTGCATTCTTATCTATGCTCGAACTCTTGAAAGCAGTCGATGGTCGTATCCCTAACTTCGCAGGTATCAAGTACACCTTCGAGAGTCTTTATGAGTACAACCAGTGCCGTCTTTACAAGGATGGTAAGTTTGATATGCTGCATGGACAGGACGAAACGATTCTCCCAAGTTTGGCTCAAGGCGGTGCGAAGGGTGGTATTGGCGGCACAACCAACTATAATGGTCGTGAGCTGACAGGTATCATCGAGGCATGGAACAAGGGTGATATTGAAACAGCACGTGAGAAACAAAACTTCTCACAAGAGGTTATCAACGTCATTTGTCACTTCCGTGGCAATATCGTTGGTGGTAAGCGCATCATGAAACTGATGGGTTTTGACCTTGGTCCTAACCGTGTTCCATTCCAGAATATGACAGATGAAGAAGAGGCACGCATGAAGAAAGAACTTGAAGAAATCGGTTTCTTCGAGCGTTGCAATAAGTTCTAA
- a CDS encoding type I asparaginase, which translates to MNRTNKVLLIYTGGTIGMGHNQRTGALEPLDFNHLVDNVPEFKLIPTEVDTYQFDPPIDSSDMSPVRWKQLVKVISDRYDEYDGFVVLHGTDTMSYTASALSFMFENLTKPIILTGSQLPIGQLRTDGKENLMTSLELASAHHLDGTPMVPEVCIYFSGHLLRGNRSTKQNADEFNAFDTFNYPHLCEAGVNFNFKEHSILKPDFTKPMVPHFELDNNVIIFSLFPGIEEHLIHHMFDAPELRSIVMRSYGSGNAPQQPWLMNILRKVSERDVIVVNISQCISGQVEMNRYDTGYQLKDTGVISGYDSTVEAAVTKLMYLQAKYNDTETIRKYMNQSIAGEITIYN; encoded by the coding sequence ATGAACAGAACCAACAAAGTATTACTCATTTATACAGGCGGTACCATTGGTATGGGACACAACCAACGGACAGGTGCATTGGAGCCATTAGACTTCAACCATCTTGTTGATAACGTTCCCGAGTTCAAACTAATCCCTACGGAGGTTGACACCTATCAGTTCGACCCTCCTATCGACTCTTCTGATATGTCGCCAGTGCGATGGAAGCAGTTGGTGAAAGTTATTTCAGACCGATATGATGAGTATGATGGTTTTGTTGTTTTGCATGGTACAGACACGATGTCTTACACAGCCTCTGCCTTATCATTTATGTTTGAAAACCTCACAAAGCCAATCATCCTTACTGGTTCACAACTTCCAATAGGTCAGTTACGTACGGACGGTAAGGAAAACCTCATGACAAGTCTTGAATTAGCATCTGCTCATCACTTAGATGGAACGCCAATGGTACCAGAGGTTTGTATCTACTTTAGCGGTCATCTCCTACGAGGCAACCGCTCAACGAAGCAGAATGCAGACGAGTTTAATGCGTTTGACACTTTTAATTATCCTCATCTCTGCGAGGCTGGTGTCAACTTCAACTTTAAAGAACACAGTATATTAAAGCCAGACTTTACGAAGCCAATGGTACCACACTTCGAGTTGGATAACAATGTGATTATCTTCTCTCTCTTCCCCGGTATTGAGGAGCATTTGATTCACCACATGTTTGATGCGCCAGAGTTGAGAAGTATTGTCATGCGTTCATACGGAAGTGGAAACGCTCCACAGCAACCTTGGCTTATGAATATACTTCGTAAGGTTTCAGAGCGTGACGTTATTGTGGTTAATATCAGTCAGTGTATTAGCGGACAGGTTGAAATGAATCGTTACGACACGGGCTATCAACTCAAGGACACTGGTGTTATTAGCGGTTATGATAGTACGGTTGAGGCTGCTGTAACAAAGTTGATGTATCTGCAAGCTAAGTACAACGACACCGAAACAATTCGCAAATATATGAACCAGTCGATTGCAGGTGAAATCACTATCTATAATTGA
- a CDS encoding nucleoside phosphorylase — MEKKYFAPSELIINEDGSIFHLHLKPENLADKVILVGDPGRVALVASHFENKECEVANREFCAITGTFKGKRITVLSTGIGCDNIDIVLNELDALANIDFKTRTENEQLRQLTLVRIGTCGGLQPYTPVGTYIASAKSIGFDGLLNFYAGRNQASDLEFEAEFKKQVEWDSQLGNPYVACADKELLDTIAADDMVRGVTIACGGFFGPQGRELRLPLQDPKLNEKIENFSYNGMQITNFEMESSALAGLATLMGHKAVTVCMVIANRLAKEANASYKNTIDGLIEKVLERI; from the coding sequence ATGGAGAAGAAATATTTTGCCCCTTCAGAACTGATTATAAATGAGGATGGAAGTATCTTCCACTTGCACTTGAAGCCAGAGAATCTTGCAGATAAAGTTATTCTTGTTGGTGACCCTGGTCGCGTGGCACTCGTTGCTTCACACTTTGAGAATAAAGAATGTGAGGTTGCTAATCGTGAGTTCTGTGCTATCACAGGTACTTTCAAGGGAAAGAGAATTACGGTTTTGAGTACAGGTATTGGCTGTGACAATATTGATATCGTTTTAAACGAATTAGATGCGCTTGCTAATATTGATTTTAAGACACGTACAGAGAATGAGCAGTTGCGTCAGTTGACACTCGTACGAATCGGTACTTGTGGAGGATTGCAGCCTTACACTCCTGTTGGTACTTACATTGCATCTGCCAAGAGTATTGGTTTCGATGGCTTGTTAAACTTCTATGCAGGTCGTAATCAGGCTTCTGACCTTGAGTTTGAAGCGGAATTCAAGAAGCAGGTTGAATGGGATTCGCAGTTGGGTAATCCTTATGTAGCTTGTGCTGACAAGGAATTACTTGACACTATCGCTGCAGATGATATGGTACGTGGTGTTACGATTGCTTGTGGAGGATTCTTCGGACCACAGGGACGTGAGCTTCGTTTGCCATTGCAGGACCCTAAATTGAATGAGAAGATAGAAAACTTCTCTTATAATGGTATGCAGATAACCAACTTCGAGATGGAGTCTTCGGCGCTTGCTGGTCTTGCAACGCTTATGGGGCATAAGGCTGTAACGGTTTGTATGGTTATTGCCAACCGCCTTGCAAAAGAAGCAAATGCAAGCTATAAGAATACTATCGACGGCTTGATTGAGAAGGTGTTGGAGAGAATATAG
- a CDS encoding exodeoxyribonuclease III produces MRIISWNTFGIRTALPNLQQMLESCTPDIVCLQETKVRTLYANFDFKGYRQYWNESTDFAHLGTALLSKSSSLIAVTYDNFNVYYDKGNVIVTELKEIYVVCVYVPYAGATATTRDNRHHWYKCFQSLIHQLQQNKPCVICGDFNVVQQDIDAWDKAVINTSLACFSKEERAEIGRFVQEEQLIDVYRYLYPSTKSEGFTYFPFGSDYRKNKKGYRIDLFLISKQLISKVVDCYPLQDVEGSCNVPLLLDIDI; encoded by the coding sequence ATGAGGATAATTTCTTGGAATACTTTTGGTATTAGGACAGCTTTGCCAAATCTCCAGCAGATGTTGGAAAGCTGTACTCCTGATATAGTATGTCTACAAGAAACCAAAGTAAGAACGCTATATGCCAATTTTGACTTTAAAGGCTATCGACAGTATTGGAATGAGTCAACAGACTTTGCACATTTAGGTACTGCTCTTCTGTCAAAATCAAGTTCTCTCATAGCTGTTACATATGATAACTTTAATGTATATTACGACAAAGGGAATGTCATTGTTACAGAGTTAAAAGAGATTTATGTTGTATGTGTTTATGTTCCTTATGCAGGGGCAACAGCAACAACAAGAGATAATAGACACCATTGGTATAAATGTTTTCAAAGTCTTATTCACCAATTACAGCAAAATAAGCCATGTGTTATATGTGGTGATTTCAATGTTGTGCAGCAAGATATAGATGCTTGGGATAAGGCTGTTATAAACACTTCTTTAGCTTGTTTTAGTAAAGAAGAACGTGCAGAGATTGGAAGGTTTGTTCAAGAAGAACAGTTGATTGATGTCTATCGTTACCTATATCCAAGCACTAAAAGTGAGGGATTTACTTATTTCCCGTTCGGGTCTGACTATAGAAAGAATAAGAAAGGGTATAGAATAGACTTGTTTCTCATTAGCAAACAATTAATCAGTAAGGTTGTTGACTGCTATCCATTACAGGATGTGGAAGGCTCATGTAATGTCCCTCTCTTACTCGATATAGATATATAA